The following nucleotide sequence is from Elusimicrobiota bacterium.
TGTTTTGATATTTGTATTTACAAATGGATTCAACAATTCAGCGGATATTGTTGCTACGGTTATTTCTACCCGGGCTCTTTCTCCAAGAAAAGCAATAGCTCTGGCGGCTGTATGTGAATTCCTGGGGGCATGTTTTTTAGGTGTGAACGTCGCAAAAACAATAACTAAAGGCATCTTTGACCCGCAAATAATATTTGTTGATGCTAAAAGCGGTATAATTATCCTGCTTGCGGCTTTAATTGGTTCTATATTCTGGAATATTTATTGTACTTACTCAGGGTTCCCTATTTCCGCCTCACATTCATTATTGGGCGGGCTTTTAGGCAGCGTGATATTCAGCCATGGAATAGGGTTCATTCATTGGAACAATGTTTTAATAATATTGCTGGTGATGCTGCTTACTCCGGCTGTTGGTTTTATTTTCGGTTATTTTTTTACCAAAATTACGTATTTACTTGTCAGGAATACTACGCCAAAAATAAATAAGTTATTCAGGTTCTTGCAGATTGCCGGGTCCATGCTGTTAGCATTCTCACATGGTTCAAACGATACACAAAAGTCAATGGGAATGCTGACTCTGCTCTTGCTAGCCCTGGGTTTTCGCAGTGTATCTGTTTCCGGCGCTGCGCCGCCTGTATGGGTAGTAGTTCTTTGCGCATCCTTTATGGCTTTTGGCATTTTTGCCGGGGGAGCAAGTGTTATAAAAACAGTTGGTATAGGCATATACCGCATAAAACAGATACATGGTTTTACGGCCCAGTCTTCAAGTAGTGTTGTGCTATATATTTCCACAATACTCGGCTATCCTGTTTCTTCAACTCATATAGTTTCAACCTCGATAATGGGCGCCGGAAGCGCAGACAGGATAAAAGCCGTGAAGTGGGAAAAAATATTTGAAATAATTGTAGTTTGGTTTGTAACCATGCCGGTTGCGGCTCTTGTTTCCGGTTTGTCGTTTTATTTGTTAAGTAAAATACTAACATTTTAATGAGGAGTATAGCATGCTAAAAGGATTTTTTTGGTACAAAAAAAGGTTTGATTTTATTGCAATGCTAGTTACCCAATCCCAAAAGGCTCAAGAAGGCATGATGCTTTTAAATGATTTTGTGCAATACCCTACAAAGGAGAATGGGCAAAAAGTTTACCAGATTGAAGAAGAAGCTGATGAATTGCGCAGGATATTGATTGATGAGCTTAACAAATCTTTCGTTACACCTATTGACCGTGAGGATATTTTCTCATTATCCCGCGCTATAGACGACATACTGGATTATACAAAATCAACAGTTGAAGAAATGATGCTTTTTGAAATAAAGCCGGATGCTCATCTTAAAGAAATTGCAGGAATACTTTTAGAAGCCAGTAAGGAGATAAATAAAGCGATAAGTTCCATAAAATCTTACCCGTCGGTCTGTACCGAACATATAATAAGAGTAAAAAAGCTGGAAAATACCGTAGAACACAGGTATAGGGAAGCCCTCGTTGAGTTGTTTAAAACCAATGATGTGATTTTGATTCTTAAAACGAGGGAAGTTTACAGGCATTTATCAAACGCTGCGGACCGCGGCGACGAAGCCGCCAACATTATCGGTGATATCCTGGTAAAAAATAATTGAGGTTAATAAAATGGCAGGTTTAAAGCAGGAAGTAAAATCAATAGCTAATTTTAGTTTTGGCGGTACCTCCTTGCGGGGCTAAAGAGACATTTATATCAACGATTTTTAATTTTTTGACCAGGTTAATTATATCTTTAAGTTTTGTTTTTATTGTAGTAGTGTTCCCTATGGATAAAGCGCAGATTATTTCATTTGTTTGGGGTTTATCGGTACTTTCAGTGCTAAGTTATTATATTTCACGCAAGAACAACAAAAGCCCGAAAATGGAAGTATTGAAGCATATTGCAGTTGCTGTCGTAGTAATAATCGGCAGTAAATACGTAGGTGTGCTTATCCATAAATATCTCGAACACGCTCTGGTATGAAAAAATGTGAGTTTTAACAAGAATGGAGGTTGGCGTATTTCACCAGGAGTTTCTTCATATTGCCGTTTTCAAACAGCACAGTAACCTTCAAATTTTCTTCTTCTCCGCTTATAGTCACAATCCTTCCCTGGCCAAATTCAGCATGTTTCACTCTCTGGCCCCTGCGGTAAATACCCGATGATTTTGGATTTGCAGAAACTTTTGAAACATAAAACGGTTTTGCTGCTTGTGCCTGCTTTGGTTTTGTCATAATCATTGACTCCGTCGATAGTTGCGCTTCCTGTATAAATCTTGAGGGCGCGTTAAACCTTATCTGCCCGTACAATCTCCTCGATTCCGCATAAGTGAGAAAAAGATTGTTTTTTGCACGGGTCATGCCTACGTAACACAGCCGCCTCTCTTCGTCAAGGTTATCTTCCATAATTGAAGAAGAGATAGGAAACAACCCTTCTTCAAGGCCGGTTACGAACACTGTATCAAATTCAAGCCCTTTGGCTAAATGAAGGGTCATTATGGTTACGTTATCAGAATTTACTGTTTTTGCCTTATCCCAGGTATCAACCTCAGACATAAGCGCTATATTGCCCAGAAATTCTTCGATACTTTTTTTATCGTTTTGCTCATTGTATTCCTGGATAGCGGACAAAAATTCCATAAGGTTATTAATTCTTTCTTTTGACTGGGCAGTATCTTCA
It contains:
- a CDS encoding inorganic phosphate transporter; its protein translation is MTIIGIAVIVFVLIFVFTNGFNNSADIVATVISTRALSPRKAIALAAVCEFLGACFLGVNVAKTITKGIFDPQIIFVDAKSGIIILLAALIGSIFWNIYCTYSGFPISASHSLLGGLLGSVIFSHGIGFIHWNNVLIILLVMLLTPAVGFIFGYFFTKITYLLVRNTTPKINKLFRFLQIAGSMLLAFSHGSNDTQKSMGMLTLLLLALGFRSVSVSGAAPPVWVVVLCASFMAFGIFAGGASVIKTVGIGIYRIKQIHGFTAQSSSSVVLYISTILGYPVSSTHIVSTSIMGAGSADRIKAVKWEKIFEIIVVWFVTMPVAALVSGLSFYLLSKILTF
- a CDS encoding DUF47 family protein; translated protein: MLKGFFWYKKRFDFIAMLVTQSQKAQEGMMLLNDFVQYPTKENGQKVYQIEEEADELRRILIDELNKSFVTPIDREDIFSLSRAIDDILDYTKSTVEEMMLFEIKPDAHLKEIAGILLEASKEINKAISSIKSYPSVCTEHIIRVKKLENTVEHRYREALVELFKTNDVILILKTREVYRHLSNAADRGDEAANIIGDILVKNN